A stretch of Helicobacter pylori DNA encodes these proteins:
- the pyrG gene encoding glutamine hydrolyzing CTP synthase, whose product MDRAKFIFVTGGVLSSLGKGISSSSIATLLQHCNYQVSILKIDPYINIDPGTMSPLEHGEVFVTSDGAETDLDIGHYERFLNRNLTRLNNFTTGQIFSSVIENERKGEYLGKTIQIVPHVTDEIKRRIKSAAKGLDFLIVEVGGTVGDMEGMFYLEAIRQLKLELGNEKVINVHVTLIPYIQTTNELKTKPTQHSVQELRRLGVTPQIILARSPKPLDKELKNKIALSCDVEQDSVIVATDTKSIYACPILFLQEGILTPIARRFNLNKLHPKMAAWNTLVEKIIAPKHKVKIGFVGKYLSLKESYKSLIEALIHAGAHLDTQVNIEWLDSENFNEKTDLEGVDAILVPGGFGERGIEGKICAIQRARVEKLPFLGICLGMQLAIVEFCRNVLGLKGANSTEFNQRCEYPVVYLIEDFMDQNHQKQVRTYNSPLGGTMRLGEYECEIMPNSLLEKAYKKPSIKERHRHRYEINPKYRQEWENKGLKVVGFGANHLIEAIELEHHPFFVGVQFHPEFTSRLQSPNPIILDFIKSALSKS is encoded by the coding sequence ATGGATAGAGCCAAATTTATATTCGTTACAGGGGGCGTGTTAAGCTCTCTAGGGAAAGGGATTTCATCTTCTTCAATCGCTACGCTTTTACAGCATTGCAATTACCAGGTTTCTATTTTGAAGATCGATCCTTATATTAATATTGATCCAGGCACCATGAGCCCTTTAGAGCATGGGGAAGTGTTTGTGACTAGCGATGGCGCTGAAACGGATTTAGACATTGGGCATTATGAACGCTTTTTGAACAGGAATTTAACGAGGTTGAATAATTTCACTACCGGGCAGATTTTTTCAAGCGTGATAGAAAACGAAAGGAAAGGGGAATATTTAGGCAAAACCATTCAAATCGTCCCCCATGTAACCGATGAAATCAAAAGGCGCATTAAAAGCGCGGCTAAGGGGTTGGATTTTTTAATCGTGGAAGTGGGCGGAACCGTGGGCGATATGGAGGGCATGTTTTATTTGGAAGCGATCCGCCAGCTTAAACTGGAATTAGGGAATGAAAAAGTCATCAATGTGCATGTAACCTTGATCCCCTATATCCAAACCACTAACGAGCTAAAAACCAAACCCACGCAGCATTCCGTCCAAGAATTACGGCGTCTTGGCGTAACCCCTCAAATCATTTTGGCGCGATCGCCTAAGCCTTTGGATAAAGAGTTGAAAAATAAAATCGCTTTGAGTTGCGATGTGGAGCAAGACAGCGTGATTGTCGCCACAGACACTAAAAGCATTTACGCATGCCCTATTCTTTTCTTGCAAGAAGGCATTTTAACCCCCATTGCCAGACGCTTTAATTTGAATAAACTACACCCCAAAATGGCGGCTTGGAACACTTTAGTAGAAAAGATTATCGCTCCTAAACACAAAGTCAAAATTGGTTTTGTGGGCAAGTATTTAAGCTTAAAAGAATCTTATAAATCCTTGATTGAAGCCTTAATCCATGCGGGCGCGCATTTGGATACGCAAGTCAATATTGAATGGCTGGATAGCGAGAATTTTAATGAAAAGACGGATTTAGAGGGCGTTGATGCGATTTTAGTGCCGGGGGGCTTTGGAGAAAGGGGGATTGAGGGCAAAATTTGCGCCATTCAAAGGGCTAGGGTGGAAAAACTCCCCTTTTTAGGGATTTGTTTGGGCATGCAATTAGCGATCGTGGAGTTTTGCCGCAATGTTTTAGGTTTAAAAGGGGCTAACTCTACGGAATTTAACCAACGCTGCGAATACCCTGTGGTGTATTTGATTGAAGATTTTATGGATCAAAACCACCAAAAACAGGTGCGTACCTATAATTCGCCTTTAGGAGGCACCATGCGATTAGGCGAATACGAATGCGAAATCATGCCTAATAGCTTGTTAGAAAAAGCTTATAAAAAGCCTAGCATTAAAGAAAGACACCGCCATCGTTATGAAATCAACCCCAAATACCGCCAAGAGTGGGAAAATAAGGGCTTGAAAGTGGTGGGTTTTGGAGCGAATCATTTGATTGAAGCGATTGAGTTAGAGCATCACCCGTTCTTTGTGGGGGTGCAATTCCACCCGGAATTTACCTCTAGGTTGCAAAGCCCTAACCCTATTATTTTGGATTTCATTAAGAGCGCTCTTTCTAAATCCTAA
- the fliF gene encoding flagellar basal-body MS-ring/collar protein FliF encodes MDLKVLLQRIVDFFIKLNKKQKIALIAAGVLITALLVFLLLYPFKEKNYTQGGYGVLFEGLDSSDNALILQHLQQNQIPYKVSRDDTILIPKDKVYEERITLASQGIPKTSKVGFEIFDTKDFGATDFDQNIKLIRAIEGELSRTIESLNPILKANVHIAIPKDSVFVAKEVPPSASVMLKLKPDMKLSPTQILGIKNLIAAAVPKLTIENVKIVNENGESIGEGDILENSKELALEQLHYKQNFENILENKIVNILAPIVGGKNKVVARVNAEFDFSQKKSTKETFDPNNVVRSEQNLEEKKEGAPKKQVGGVPGVVSNIGPVQGLKDNKEPEKYEKSQNTTNYEVGKTISEIKGEFGTLVRLNAAVVVDGRYKIALKDGANTLEYEPLSDESLQKINALVKQAIGYNQNRGDDVAVSNFEFNPMAPVIDNATLSEKIMHKTQKILGSFTPLIKYILVFIVLFIFYKKVIVPFSERMLEVVPDEDKEVKSMFEEMDEEEDELNKLGDLRKKVEDQLGLNATFSEEEVRYEIILEKIRGILKERPDEIATLFKLLIKDEISSDSAKG; translated from the coding sequence TTGGATTTAAAGGTATTATTGCAACGGATTGTTGATTTTTTCATCAAGCTCAATAAAAAGCAAAAAATCGCCCTGATTGCAGCTGGGGTTTTAATCACGGCTTTGCTCGTGTTTTTGTTGCTCTATCCCTTTAAAGAAAAAAACTACACGCAAGGGGGTTATGGGGTTTTATTTGAAGGTTTAGACTCTAGCGATAACGCTTTAATCTTGCAGCACCTCCAGCAAAACCAAATCCCTTATAAAGTCTCAAGAGATGACACCATTCTTATCCCTAAAGATAAAGTGTATGAAGAAAGGATCACGCTGGCTTCTCAAGGGATCCCTAAAACGAGTAAAGTGGGCTTTGAAATCTTTGACACTAAAGACTTTGGGGCGACTGATTTTGATCAGAACATCAAACTCATTCGCGCCATTGAGGGGGAATTGTCGCGCACGATTGAAAGTTTAAACCCCATTTTGAAAGCCAATGTGCATATTGCAATCCCTAAAGACAGCGTGTTTGTGGCTAAAGAAGTGCCTCCTAGTGCTTCGGTGATGCTCAAACTCAAGCCTGACATGAAGCTTTCACCCACTCAAATTTTAGGGATTAAAAATTTAATCGCTGCAGCTGTGCCTAAACTCACGATAGAAAATGTGAAAATCGTGAATGAAAACGGCGAATCAATAGGCGAGGGCGATATACTAGAAAACTCCAAAGAATTAGCCCTAGAGCAATTGCATTACAAACAAAATTTTGAAAACATTTTAGAGAATAAGATTGTCAATATCTTAGCCCCTATTGTGGGGGGTAAAAACAAGGTGGTCGCAAGGGTCAATGCGGAGTTTGATTTCAGCCAAAAGAAAAGCACTAAAGAGACTTTTGATCCCAATAATGTTGTAAGGAGCGAGCAAAATTTAGAAGAAAAAAAAGAAGGCGCTCCTAAAAAACAAGTCGGCGGCGTGCCTGGGGTTGTGAGCAATATCGGGCCTGTGCAAGGATTGAAAGACAATAAAGAGCCAGAAAAATACGAAAAGTCTCAAAACACGACCAATTATGAAGTGGGTAAAACCATTAGCGAGATTAAGGGCGAGTTTGGCACTTTAGTGCGTTTGAATGCGGCGGTTGTGGTGGATGGCAGGTATAAAATCGCGCTTAAAGATGGGGCAAACACTTTAGAATACGAGCCCTTGAGCGATGAATCGCTTCAAAAAATCAACGCTCTAGTGAAACAAGCCATTGGCTATAATCAAAATAGAGGCGATGATGTGGCGGTGAGCAATTTTGAGTTTAACCCTATGGCGCCTGTGATTGATAATGCTACTTTGAGCGAAAAAATCATGCACAAAACTCAAAAAATCTTAGGCTCATTCACGCCTTTAATCAAGTATATTTTAGTGTTTATAGTGCTATTTATTTTCTATAAAAAAGTGATTGTGCCTTTCAGCGAGCGCATGCTAGAAGTGGTGCCTGATGAAGATAAGGAAGTGAAATCCATGTTTGAAGAAATGGATGAAGAAGAAGATGAATTGAACAAACTGGGCGATTTGAGGAAAAAAGTAGAAGATCAATTAGGGCTTAATGCAACCTTTAGCGAAGAAGAAGTAAGATACGAAATTATTTTAGAAAAGATTAGAGGGATCCTTAAAGAACGCCCTGATGAAATCGCCACGCTCTTTAAACTCCTAATCAAAGATGAAATCTCTTCAGACAGCGCGAAAGGTTAA
- the recJ gene encoding single-stranded-DNA-specific exonuclease RecJ, which yields MKQKLKAQIKERLASIAYNEKGFPSPFLFKDLKKAALKIIEAMRANTEILVVGDYDADGVISSAIMAKFFESLNYKHVRIAIPNRFMDGYGISKKFLEKHHAPLIITVDNGINAFEAARFCKEKNYTLIITDHHCLHHDKIPDAYAVINPKRPDCDFIQKEVCGALVAFYLCYGIHKLLGKEKSHSSELLCLAGVATIADMMPLTFFNRFLVSKALYFLQKESLGAMGFLRQREVFRKRSLKASDISFNIAPLINSAGRMQDAKIALDFLSANNFQDGYSLYERLKACNLKRKMIQQQVFEEAFKHAMVGEKIIVAFKDNWHEGVLGIVASKLVEATQKPSLVFTFKEGVYKGSARSSPNIDLIDALNGVSSLLLGYGGHRQACGLSVGKNNIISLFETLENFDFKVLPFCETEPPLTLKLKDIDRELLEIIETGEPYGQENPEPLFQAKNLEVIEEKIIKESHQVLRFKDKECVKEAIYFNAERFLKAGEKVSAIFSVELDECSNEPKMFVKSLL from the coding sequence ATGAAACAAAAGCTTAAAGCTCAAATCAAAGAGCGATTGGCTTCTATCGCTTACAATGAAAAAGGGTTTCCTAGCCCCTTTTTATTTAAAGACTTGAAAAAAGCCGCGCTCAAAATCATAGAAGCCATGCGCGCAAACACAGAAATTTTAGTGGTGGGCGATTATGACGCTGACGGCGTGATTAGCTCTGCTATCATGGCAAAATTCTTTGAAAGCCTGAACTATAAGCATGTGCGCATTGCAATCCCTAATCGCTTCATGGATGGTTATGGGATTTCTAAAAAGTTTTTAGAAAAACACCACGCCCCTTTAATCATCACGGTGGATAACGGGATTAACGCCTTTGAAGCTGCACGATTTTGCAAAGAAAAAAATTACACCCTTATCATCACCGATCACCATTGCTTGCACCATGATAAAATTCCAGACGCTTATGCAGTGATCAACCCCAAGCGACCGGATTGTGATTTTATCCAAAAGGAAGTGTGCGGGGCGTTAGTGGCGTTTTATTTGTGCTATGGAATCCACAAGCTTTTAGGAAAAGAAAAAAGCCATTCTAGCGAGTTGCTATGCTTAGCGGGCGTGGCGACTATTGCTGATATGATGCCTTTGACTTTTTTTAACCGCTTTTTGGTTTCTAAAGCCTTGTATTTTTTACAAAAAGAATCCTTAGGGGCGATGGGGTTTTTACGCCAAAGAGAAGTTTTTAGAAAACGCTCTTTAAAAGCGAGCGATATTTCTTTTAATATCGCCCCTTTAATCAATTCCGCAGGGCGCATGCAAGACGCTAAAATAGCCCTGGATTTTTTAAGCGCGAATAATTTTCAAGATGGCTATTCTTTGTATGAACGCTTGAAAGCATGCAATTTGAAGCGTAAAATGATCCAACAGCAGGTTTTTGAAGAAGCCTTTAAGCATGCGATGGTTGGAGAAAAAATTATCGTCGCTTTTAAGGATAATTGGCATGAGGGCGTGCTTGGGATTGTGGCTTCAAAATTAGTGGAAGCCACCCAAAAGCCAAGCCTGGTTTTCACTTTTAAAGAAGGGGTGTATAAGGGGAGCGCTCGTAGCTCTCCAAATATTGATCTCATTGACGCTTTGAATGGGGTTTCTTCTTTGTTGCTCGGATATGGAGGGCATAGGCAAGCTTGCGGGTTGAGCGTTGGAAAAAACAATATCATCTCGCTCTTTGAAACTTTAGAAAATTTTGATTTTAAAGTCTTGCCTTTTTGTGAAACAGAACCCCCTTTAACGCTCAAATTAAAAGACATTGACAGAGAGCTTTTAGAGATTATAGAAACGGGCGAACCTTATGGGCAAGAAAACCCTGAACCCCTATTCCAAGCAAAAAATTTAGAAGTCATAGAAGAAAAAATCATTAAAGAAAGCCACCAGGTTTTGCGTTTTAAGGATAAAGAATGCGTCAAAGAGGCTATTTATTTTAACGCTGAGCGGTTTTTGAAAGCGGGCGAAAAGGTGAGCGCGATTTTTAGCGTGGAATTAGATGAGTGTTCTAATGAGCCAAAAATGTTTGTTAAAAGTTTATTATAG
- a CDS encoding PAP2 family protein, translating to MAENSFKNVSAQSKVFFLLPVKTLFLLGGVFSAFFILIAGLVFFDYANSMDHAIFSLMRSNSSNPILDQTLRRVVFLGSSQFVLPLSLLVGVFLSLYRRNLALGVWFVLSVILFEALLESLKHLLAHSIQWLSHSANFPSAIALSLTLFYGLLVLLIPHLITHQIFQNILSCSLLGLILLIDLALIVLGVSFSSVLGGVCLGALGACFSIGIYLSVFQKI from the coding sequence ATGGCTGAAAATTCTTTCAAAAATGTTTCTGCACAATCCAAAGTATTTTTCTTATTACCAGTTAAAACCCTGTTTCTTTTAGGAGGCGTTTTTAGCGCGTTTTTCATCCTTATTGCTGGCTTGGTTTTTTTTGATTATGCTAATTCAATGGACCATGCGATTTTTAGCTTGATGCGTTCAAATTCTTCTAACCCTATTTTAGATCAAACGCTCCGACGCGTTGTTTTTTTAGGTTCTTCTCAATTCGTGTTACCTTTGAGCTTGTTGGTGGGGGTGTTTTTAAGCCTGTATCGCAGAAATTTAGCGCTTGGGGTGTGGTTTGTGCTAAGCGTGATCTTATTTGAAGCCCTTTTGGAATCTTTAAAACATCTTTTGGCGCATTCCATTCAGTGGCTTTCGCACAGCGCTAATTTCCCTAGCGCTATTGCGCTTTCTTTGACGCTATTTTATGGGTTGCTTGTTTTATTGATACCCCATTTGATCACGCATCAAATATTTCAAAACATTCTTTCTTGTAGTTTGCTTGGTTTGATTCTTTTAATAGACTTAGCGCTGATTGTTTTAGGGGTGTCTTTTAGCAGTGTTTTAGGAGGGGTTTGTTTAGGGGCGTTAGGGGCTTGTTTTTCCATAGGGATTTATTTGAGCGTGTTCCAAAAGATCTAA
- a CDS encoding RluA family pseudouridine synthase: protein MPFVEEEFEILKPTKALFLVRDVLKCSLKEAQRHLDKQRLKQNQQAVRKSQIIQGVVRLIYFKPNEKQEKLVFETKDFGVFDKPTQVYTHPKGYFYHESLLDCIQSHFGKNAHPAHRLDYETSGLVLAGKTLQSVKDLKALFMQKKVKKTYLALVHGLVEKSMKIDKPILTPQNIQKDLCIRSKISPLGKPSITLVEPLSYNPFLDISLLKITPLTGRTHQIRLHLSSVGHRIVGEGLYGVVDEEARGYLQLKRENNAPLLMLHAFRLGFEFKKAFYEITSPMPERFMPFLKD, encoded by the coding sequence GTGCCTTTTGTTGAAGAAGAATTTGAAATTTTAAAACCCACCAAAGCCTTGTTTTTGGTGCGCGATGTTTTAAAATGCTCTCTAAAAGAAGCCCAACGCCACCTTGACAAGCAACGCTTAAAACAAAACCAACAAGCCGTGCGTAAATCTCAAATCATTCAAGGGGTCGTTCGCTTGATTTATTTCAAGCCTAATGAAAAACAAGAAAAGCTTGTTTTTGAAACGAAAGATTTTGGCGTGTTTGACAAACCCACTCAAGTCTATACCCACCCTAAAGGCTATTTTTACCATGAAAGCTTATTAGATTGTATCCAATCGCATTTTGGCAAAAACGCCCACCCAGCCCACAGACTGGACTATGAAACGAGCGGGTTAGTCTTAGCGGGCAAGACTTTACAAAGCGTTAAGGATTTAAAAGCGCTTTTCATGCAAAAAAAAGTGAAAAAAACTTATTTAGCGCTAGTGCATGGGTTGGTTGAAAAAAGCATGAAAATAGACAAACCCATTCTAACGCCACAAAACATTCAAAAAGACTTGTGCATTCGATCTAAAATTTCTCCTTTAGGCAAGCCTTCAATCACGCTTGTTGAGCCTTTAAGCTATAACCCTTTTTTGGATATAAGCCTACTCAAAATCACCCCACTCACCGGGCGCACGCACCAGATCCGCTTGCATTTAAGCAGCGTGGGGCATAGGATTGTGGGTGAGGGGCTTTATGGGGTGGTTGATGAAGAAGCGAGAGGATACCTTCAATTAAAGCGTGAAAACAACGCCCCATTACTCATGCTCCATGCGTTTCGTCTGGGGTTTGAATTTAAAAAAGCGTTCTATGAGATCACCTCCCCCATGCCTGAACGCTTCATGCCCTTTTTAAAAGATTGA
- the dxs gene encoding 1-deoxy-D-xylulose-5-phosphate synthase, translating to MQNKTFDLNPNDIAGLELVCQTLRNRILEVVSANGGHLSSSLGAVELIVGMHALFDCQKNPFIFDTSHQAYAHKLLTGRFESFSTLRQFQGLSGFTKPSESAYDYFIAGHSSTSVSIGVGVAKAFCLKQALGMPIALLGDGSISAGIFYEALNELGDRKYPMIMILNDNEMSISTPIGALSKALSQLMKGPFYQSFRSKVKKILSTLPESVNYLASRFEESFKLITPGVFFEELGINYIGPINGHDLNAIIETLKLAKELKEPVLIHAQTLKGKGYKIAEGRYEKWHGVGPFDLDTGLSKKSKSAILSPTEAYSNTLLELAKKDEKIVGVTAAMPSGTGLDKLIDAYPLRFFDVAIAEQHALTSSSAMAKEGFKPFVSIYSTFLQRAYDSIVHDACISSLPIKLAIDRAGIVGEDGETHQGLLDVSYLRSIPNMVIFAPRDNETLKNAVRFANEHHSSPCAFRYPRGSFALKEGVFEPSGFVLGQSELLKKEGEILLIGYGNGVGRAHLVQLALKEKNIECALLDLRFLKPLDQNLSAIIAPYQKLYVFSDNYKLGGVASAILEFLSEQNILKPVKSFEIIDEFIMHGNTALVEKSLGLDTESLTDAILKDLGQER from the coding sequence TTGCAAAATAAAACTTTTGATTTAAACCCTAATGATATTGCAGGCTTGGAGTTGGTGTGTCAAACGCTGCGGAATCGTATTTTAGAAGTGGTGAGCGCTAATGGGGGGCATTTAAGCTCTTCTTTAGGGGCTGTGGAGCTGATTGTAGGCATGCATGCCTTATTTGATTGCCAAAAAAACCCTTTCATTTTTGACACTTCGCACCAAGCTTACGCCCACAAGCTTTTAACCGGGCGTTTTGAAAGCTTTAGCACTTTAAGGCAATTTCAAGGTTTGAGCGGCTTTACTAAACCCAGCGAGAGCGCATACGATTATTTCATTGCCGGGCATAGTTCCACTTCGGTGTCCATAGGCGTTGGGGTGGCTAAAGCTTTTTGTTTGAAACAGGCGTTAGGCATGCCCATAGCTTTACTAGGCGATGGGAGTATTAGCGCGGGGATTTTTTATGAAGCCTTAAACGAACTGGGCGATAGGAAATACCCCATGATCATGATTTTGAACGATAATGAAATGAGTATCAGCACGCCTATTGGAGCCTTATCCAAAGCCCTTAGCCAGCTGATGAAAGGCCCGTTTTATCAGTCTTTCCGCTCTAAAGTTAAAAAAATCTTAAGCACCTTACCTGAAAGCGTGAATTACTTAGCGAGCCGTTTTGAAGAATCTTTCAAGCTCATCACCCCGGGCGTGTTTTTTGAAGAATTAGGCATTAACTATATAGGGCCTATTAATGGGCATGATTTGAATGCGATTATTGAAACCTTGAAATTAGCCAAAGAGCTTAAAGAGCCGGTGCTAATCCATGCGCAAACCTTAAAGGGCAAAGGCTATAAAATCGCTGAAGGGCGGTATGAAAAATGGCATGGGGTGGGGCCTTTTGATTTGGATACCGGCTTGTCTAAAAAATCCAAAAGCGCGATTTTATCGCCCACTGAAGCGTATTCTAACACCCTTTTAGAATTAGCCAAAAAAGATGAAAAAATCGTAGGCGTAACTGCGGCGATGCCTAGCGGCACAGGATTAGACAAACTCATTGACGCTTACCCTTTGCGCTTTTTTGATGTCGCTATCGCTGAACAACACGCCTTAACTTCTAGCAGCGCTATGGCTAAAGAGGGGTTTAAACCTTTTGTGAGTATCTATTCTACTTTTTTGCAAAGGGCTTATGATTCCATTGTGCATGACGCTTGCATTTCTAGCTTGCCGATTAAATTAGCCATTGATAGGGCTGGGATTGTGGGCGAAGATGGCGAAACGCACCAAGGGCTTTTAGATGTGTCGTATTTGCGCTCTATCCCCAACATGGTCATTTTTGCCCCACGAGATAATGAGACTTTAAAAAACGCCGTGCGTTTTGCCAATGAACATCATTCAAGCCCTTGCGCGTTCCGCTACCCTAGGGGGTCGTTTGCGTTAAAAGAGGGGGTTTTTGAGCCTAGCGGTTTTGTTTTAGGGCAAAGCGAATTATTGAAAAAAGAGGGCGAAATTTTACTCATTGGCTATGGTAATGGCGTGGGGCGGGCGCATTTAGTCCAACTGGCTTTAAAAGAAAAAAACATAGAGTGCGCGCTGTTGGATCTCAGGTTTTTAAAGCCCTTAGATCAAAATTTAAGCGCCATCATTGCCCCTTATCAAAAGCTCTATGTTTTTAGCGATAATTACAAGCTTGGGGGGGTGGCTAGCGCGATTTTAGAGTTTTTGAGCGAACAAAATATTTTAAAGCCTGTTAAAAGCTTTGAAATCATTGACGAATTTATCATGCATGGGAACACCGCTTTAGTGGAAAAATCCTTAGGCTTAGACACGGAGAGTTTGACTGACGCTATTTTAAAAGATTTAGGACAAGAGAGATGA
- the fliG gene encoding flagellar motor switch protein FliG — protein MATKLTPKQKAQLDELSMSEKIAILLIQVGEDTTGEILRHLDIDSITEISKQIVQLNGTDKQIGAAVLEEFFAIFQSNQYINTGGLEYARELLTRTLGSEEARKVMDKLTKSLQTQKNFAYLGKIKPQQLADFIINEHPQTIALILAHMEAPNAAETLSYFPDEMKAEISIRMANLGEISPQVVKRVSTVLENKLESLTSYKIEVGGLRAVAEIFNRLGQKSAKTTLARIESVDNKLAGAIKEMMFTFEDIVKLDNFAIREILKVADKKDLSLALKTSTKDLTDKFLNNMSSRAAEQFVEEMQYLGAVKIKDVDVAQRKIIEIVQSLQEKGVIQTGEEEDVIE, from the coding sequence ATGGCAACCAAGCTTACCCCCAAACAAAAGGCTCAATTAGACGAACTTTCCATGAGTGAAAAAATCGCTATTTTACTCATTCAAGTGGGCGAAGACACCACAGGCGAGATTTTAAGGCATTTAGACATTGACTCTATTACAGAGATTTCTAAGCAAATCGTGCAATTAAACGGCACGGACAAGCAAATCGGCGCGGCGGTTTTAGAGGAATTTTTTGCGATTTTCCAGTCTAACCAATACATCAATACCGGCGGTTTAGAATACGCTAGAGAGCTTTTAACCAGGACTTTAGGGAGCGAAGAAGCCAGAAAAGTGATGGACAAACTCACTAAAAGCTTGCAAACGCAAAAAAACTTCGCTTATTTAGGCAAAATCAAGCCCCAACAACTCGCTGATTTCATCATTAACGAACACCCTCAAACCATTGCCTTGATTTTAGCCCACATGGAAGCCCCTAATGCGGCTGAGACTTTGAGCTATTTCCCTGATGAAATGAAAGCGGAAATCTCCATTAGAATGGCGAATTTAGGCGAAATATCGCCCCAAGTGGTTAAAAGGGTTTCCACGGTGTTAGAAAACAAACTAGAATCGCTCACCAGTTATAAAATTGAAGTGGGCGGTTTGAGAGCGGTGGCTGAAATCTTTAACCGCTTGGGCCAAAAGAGCGCTAAAACCACGCTCGCTCGCATTGAAAGCGTGGATAACAAACTCGCCGGCGCGATTAAAGAGATGATGTTCACTTTTGAAGACATTGTGAAATTGGACAATTTCGCTATCAGAGAGATTTTGAAAGTAGCGGACAAAAAAGACTTGTCTTTAGCCTTAAAAACTTCCACGAAAGATTTAACCGATAAATTCTTAAACAACATGAGCAGTAGGGCTGCAGAGCAATTTGTAGAAGAAATGCAATATTTAGGGGCGGTTAAAATCAAAGATGTGGATGTGGCCCAAAGAAAGATCATTGAAATCGTGCAGAGCTTGCAAGAAAAAGGCGTGATCCAAACCGGTGAAGAGGAAGATGTCATTGAATAG
- the fliH gene encoding flagellar assembly protein FliH: MSLNSRKNLIQKDHLNKHDIQKYEFKSMANLPPKTNPNGASLETPNLEEPLEKKAIENDLIDCLLKKTDELSSHLVKLQMQFEKAQEESKALIENAKNDGYKIGFKEGEEKMRNELTHSVNEEKNQLLHAISALDEKMKSSENHLMALEKELSAIAIDIAKEVILKEVEDNSQKVALALAEELLKNVLDATDIHLKVNPLDYPYLNERLQNASKIKLESNEAISKGGVMITSSNGSLDGNLMERFKTLKESVLENFKV, encoded by the coding sequence ATGTCATTGAATAGCCGTAAAAACTTGATCCAAAAAGATCATTTGAATAAGCATGACATTCAAAAATACGAATTTAAGAGCATGGCAAATTTACCTCCTAAAACTAATCCTAATGGCGCGTCTTTAGAAACGCCTAACCTAGAAGAGCCTTTGGAAAAAAAAGCGATAGAAAACGATTTGATTGATTGCTTATTGAAAAAAACCGATGAGCTTTCAAGCCATTTAGTGAAATTGCAAATGCAATTTGAAAAAGCTCAAGAAGAGAGCAAAGCTTTGATTGAAAACGCTAAAAACGACGGCTATAAAATCGGCTTTAAAGAGGGCGAAGAAAAAATGCGTAACGAACTCACTCACAGCGTGAATGAAGAAAAGAACCAGCTTTTGCATGCAATCAGCGCTTTAGATGAAAAAATGAAAAGCTCAGAAAATCATTTAATGGCTTTAGAAAAGGAGTTGAGCGCGATTGCGATAGATATAGCTAAAGAAGTGATCCTTAAAGAAGTGGAAGACAACAGCCAAAAAGTAGCCCTCGCTTTAGCTGAAGAGCTTTTAAAAAACGTTTTAGACGCAACGGATATTCATTTAAAAGTCAATCCCTTGGATTACCCTTATTTAAACGAGCGTTTGCAAAACGCTTCTAAAATCAAATTGGAGAGCAATGAAGCTATTTCTAAAGGAGGCGTTATGATCACTAGCTCTAACGGGAGCCTTGATGGGAATTTGATGGAGCGCTTTAAAACGCTCAAAGAAAGCGTGTTGGAAAATTTTAAGGTGTGA